A genome region from Streptomyces pratensis includes the following:
- a CDS encoding DedA family protein gives MHVQEWLETVPAVSIYLLVGVVIGLESLGIPLPGEIILVSSALLASQHGDIDPVVLGACASAGAIIGDSIGYAIGRKGGRPLLAWLGGKFPKHFGAPQIALAERSFEKWGVWAVFFGRFVALLRIFAGPLAGVLHMPYWKFLIANVLGGIVWAGGTTAVVYSVGVVAEAWLKRFSWLGLLAAVLIGVISMLVLKNRAKKAAEQADHTVAVTERDAVPATD, from the coding sequence TTGCACGTCCAGGAGTGGCTCGAGACCGTCCCCGCCGTCAGCATCTACCTCTTGGTCGGCGTCGTCATCGGACTCGAGAGTCTGGGAATTCCGCTGCCCGGCGAGATCATCCTCGTGAGTTCGGCACTCCTCGCCTCCCAGCACGGTGACATCGACCCCGTGGTGCTCGGTGCCTGCGCCTCGGCCGGGGCGATCATCGGCGACTCGATCGGCTACGCCATCGGCCGCAAGGGAGGGCGCCCCCTGCTCGCCTGGCTCGGCGGGAAGTTCCCCAAGCACTTCGGAGCACCGCAGATCGCTCTCGCGGAGCGGTCCTTCGAGAAGTGGGGCGTGTGGGCGGTCTTCTTCGGCCGTTTCGTGGCGCTGCTGCGGATCTTCGCGGGACCGCTGGCCGGTGTCCTGCACATGCCGTACTGGAAGTTCCTGATCGCCAACGTGCTGGGCGGAATCGTCTGGGCCGGCGGGACCACAGCCGTCGTCTACTCGGTGGGAGTCGTGGCCGAGGCGTGGCTCAAGCGCTTCTCGTGGCTGGGGCTGCTGGCTGCCGTGCTGATCGGGGTGATCTCGATGCTGGTGCTGAAGAACCGCGCCAAGAAGGCCGCGGAGCAGGCCGACCACACGGTGGCAGTGACCGAGCGTGACGCGGTCCCGGCGACCGACTGA
- a CDS encoding DUF4442 domain-containing protein, with product MTVGDILSASVPMVRTLGITYLETTAERAVLSLPDRAEYHNHLGGPHAGAMFTLAESASGAIVVAAFGDQMARAVPLPVTTEMAFKKVAMGDLTATAVLGRPAAEVVAELDEGKRPEFPVRVEIRRADGAVTSEMSVVWTLRPNR from the coding sequence ATGACAGTCGGCGACATCCTGTCCGCGAGCGTCCCGATGGTCCGGACCCTCGGCATCACGTACCTGGAGACGACCGCGGAGCGCGCCGTGCTCTCGCTCCCCGACCGGGCCGAGTACCACAACCACCTCGGCGGGCCCCACGCCGGAGCGATGTTCACACTCGCGGAGTCGGCGAGCGGTGCGATAGTCGTCGCCGCCTTCGGTGACCAGATGGCCCGGGCCGTTCCGCTGCCCGTCACCACGGAGATGGCCTTCAAGAAGGTGGCCATGGGAGACCTCACCGCGACCGCGGTGCTGGGCCGCCCGGCAGCCGAGGTCGTCGCCGAACTGGACGAGGGGAAGCGCCCGGAGTTTCCCGTGCGCGTCGAGATCCGGCGCGCCGACGGGGCCGTCACCAGCGAGATGAGCGTGGTCTGGACGCTGCGCCCCAACCGCTGA
- a CDS encoding MFS transporter — MTSAAPSPSPALRSLPEGRNFGLLTAAAIITSLGTNGALIAAAFAVLESGGDAGDVGLVAAARTAPLVLFLLIGGAVADRLPRHRVMVAANTLNCVSQAAFAWLVLTGDAELWHMMLLTALCGTGQAFFGPAAEGMLLSSVSAEQAARAFAFFRMSMHGAAIGGAALGGAMIAAMDPGWVLAVDAAAFAVAGALRAFLDVSHIPQRAPGGGLLADLREGWQEVAGRPWLWAVVLQFSVVVAVVGAAEAVYGPLVARDELGGARPWGFALAAFGVGTLGGALLMMRWKPRRLLLAGTLCVFPLALPSAALAIPLPVAGLCVVMFVTGVAIEVFGVSWMTALHQEIPEEKLSRVAAYDWFGSVAMVPLATAAAGPVETLVGRSEALWGCAALIVLVTAGVLLVPDVRNLTRRSSVKKISLPEPAQGSADTEGALGGHG; from the coding sequence GTGACCTCCGCAGCTCCCTCCCCCTCTCCCGCCCTCCGCTCCCTGCCGGAGGGCCGAAACTTCGGTCTGCTGACCGCCGCCGCGATCATCACGAGCCTGGGCACCAACGGCGCGCTGATCGCGGCGGCGTTCGCGGTTCTGGAGTCGGGCGGCGACGCCGGCGACGTCGGCCTGGTCGCCGCCGCGCGGACGGCACCGCTGGTGCTGTTCCTGCTGATCGGCGGCGCGGTGGCGGACCGGCTGCCACGTCACCGGGTGATGGTGGCGGCGAACACGCTCAACTGCGTCTCGCAGGCGGCGTTCGCCTGGCTGGTCCTGACGGGCGACGCCGAGCTGTGGCACATGATGCTGCTGACGGCGCTGTGCGGAACCGGGCAGGCCTTCTTCGGTCCGGCCGCGGAAGGCATGCTGCTGTCCAGCGTCAGTGCCGAACAGGCGGCCCGCGCATTCGCCTTCTTCCGGATGTCCATGCACGGTGCCGCCATCGGCGGCGCGGCACTCGGCGGCGCCATGATCGCCGCCATGGACCCGGGCTGGGTACTGGCGGTCGACGCGGCGGCGTTCGCCGTGGCCGGTGCCCTCCGGGCGTTCCTCGACGTGAGCCACATCCCCCAGCGGGCACCGGGCGGCGGGCTGCTGGCCGATCTCCGGGAGGGCTGGCAGGAGGTCGCCGGCCGTCCCTGGCTCTGGGCCGTCGTGCTCCAGTTCTCCGTGGTCGTGGCGGTCGTCGGGGCCGCCGAGGCGGTGTACGGACCGCTGGTGGCGCGGGACGAGCTCGGCGGGGCCCGCCCCTGGGGGTTCGCTCTCGCGGCGTTCGGGGTCGGCACGCTGGGCGGGGCGCTGCTGATGATGCGATGGAAACCGCGGCGGCTGCTGCTGGCCGGGACGCTCTGCGTGTTCCCGCTGGCCCTGCCGTCCGCGGCACTGGCGATCCCGCTGCCGGTGGCCGGCCTCTGCGTGGTGATGTTCGTGACCGGTGTCGCCATCGAGGTGTTCGGGGTCTCCTGGATGACGGCCCTTCACCAGGAGATCCCGGAGGAGAAGCTGTCCCGGGTCGCGGCCTACGACTGGTTCGGCTCGGTCGCCATGGTGCCGCTGGCCACGGCGGCCGCCGGCCCGGTGGAGACGCTCGTGGGCCGCAGCGAGGCCCTCTGGGGCTGTGCCGCTCTGATCGTGCTGGTGACGGCCGGTGTACTGCTGGTCCCGGACGTACGGAATCTGACCCGCCGCAGCTCGGTGAAGAAGATCAGCCTCCCGGAGCCGGCCCAAGGGTCAGCCGATACTGAAGGCGCCCTCGGGGGGCACGGGTGA
- a CDS encoding spermidine synthase: protein MNEPIPVIRDTDCGTARLLPDVDRDRAWLLTVDGAPQSYVDLDEPGHLEFEYVRRLGHVVDRAGAPGAALDVVHLGGGALTLPRYVAATRPGSRQEVAEADRGLVDMVGEHLPLPEGAGVTVHGTDARGWIEAAAEDSADLLIADVFGGARVPAHLTSVEYARAAGRVLRTGGVYAANLADSAPFTFLRSQLANFAEVFDELALIAEPAVLRGRRFGNAVLLASGVPLDIAPLTRLCAADAFPARVEHGAALARLIGDAKPVRDSEAVASPVPPEGAFSIG, encoded by the coding sequence GTGAACGAGCCGATACCCGTCATCCGCGACACCGACTGCGGTACCGCCAGGCTGCTGCCCGACGTCGACCGGGACCGGGCCTGGCTGCTCACGGTCGACGGCGCCCCGCAGTCGTACGTCGATCTCGACGAGCCGGGGCACCTCGAATTCGAGTACGTGCGACGGCTCGGGCACGTCGTGGACCGGGCCGGTGCCCCGGGGGCGGCGCTGGACGTGGTGCACCTCGGCGGCGGCGCGCTCACGCTGCCCCGCTACGTCGCGGCGACCCGCCCCGGCTCGCGGCAGGAGGTGGCCGAGGCCGACCGAGGGCTCGTCGACATGGTCGGGGAGCATCTGCCGCTGCCCGAGGGGGCCGGTGTCACCGTGCACGGCACCGACGCCCGGGGCTGGATCGAGGCGGCGGCGGAAGACTCGGCCGATCTCCTGATCGCCGATGTCTTCGGCGGCGCGCGGGTGCCGGCGCACCTGACCTCCGTCGAGTACGCGCGGGCCGCCGGACGGGTCCTGCGGACGGGCGGCGTCTACGCGGCCAACCTGGCCGACAGTGCGCCCTTCACCTTCCTGCGCTCGCAACTGGCCAACTTCGCCGAGGTGTTCGACGAGCTCGCCCTCATCGCGGAGCCGGCCGTCCTGCGCGGCCGGCGCTTCGGTAACGCCGTGCTGCTCGCCTCGGGCGTTCCCCTCGACATCGCGCCGCTCACCAGGCTCTGCGCCGCCGACGCGTTCCCCGCGCGGGTCGAACACGGAGCGGCCCTCGCCCGGCTCATCGGCGATGCGAAGCCGGTGCGTGACAGCGAGGCCGTGGCCTCACCCGTGCCCCCCGAGGGCGCCTTCAGTATCGGCTGA
- a CDS encoding patatin-like phospholipase family protein, giving the protein MADTALVLGAGGVTGTAWESGILHGLAKAGVDLSTADLIVGSSAGAIVGAQLAFGPAGIGDLYERQLAEPESGNGAAGRLGPVTILRYARAVLSSRTPAEYGRKLGALARDSRPAATAAERREMIASWLPSTEWPARHLLVTAVDASTGALHTFDRTGTVTLADAVTASCAVPVVWPVVSAGGGSWIDGGVHSPANAQLASGYGRVVVIAPTASGNKVIVSPRAQAAELEAAGARVEVITPDAGTRKAIGRNSLDPARRAAAARAGLAQSAAHTEAVAAVWNG; this is encoded by the coding sequence ATGGCAGACACAGCTCTCGTACTGGGTGCCGGAGGCGTCACCGGCACCGCATGGGAAAGCGGCATCCTCCACGGGCTCGCCAAGGCGGGCGTCGACCTCTCCACCGCCGATCTGATCGTCGGGAGCTCGGCGGGTGCCATCGTCGGGGCGCAGCTCGCATTCGGGCCCGCAGGCATCGGCGACCTCTACGAGCGGCAGCTCGCCGAACCGGAGAGCGGGAACGGGGCGGCGGGCCGGCTCGGCCCCGTCACCATCCTGCGCTATGCGAGAGCGGTGCTCTCCTCCCGGACGCCCGCCGAGTACGGCCGGAAACTGGGCGCCCTCGCCCGGGACAGCCGGCCGGCCGCGACCGCGGCCGAGCGGCGGGAGATGATCGCGAGCTGGCTTCCGTCGACCGAATGGCCCGCACGGCACCTGCTGGTCACCGCCGTGGACGCGTCCACCGGCGCCCTGCACACCTTCGACAGGACGGGCACGGTCACCCTTGCCGACGCCGTCACCGCCAGCTGTGCCGTCCCCGTGGTCTGGCCCGTGGTCAGCGCCGGAGGCGGGAGCTGGATCGACGGGGGTGTGCACTCCCCGGCCAACGCCCAGCTCGCCTCCGGCTACGGGCGCGTCGTCGTGATCGCACCCACGGCCAGTGGCAACAAGGTGATCGTCTCGCCCCGAGCGCAGGCTGCCGAACTGGAGGCCGCGGGCGCCCGCGTCGAGGTCATCACCCCGGACGCCGGAACGCGGAAGGCCATCGGCCGCAACTCCCTGGACCCGGCACGCCGGGCCGCGGCAGCCAGGGCCGGTCTCGCCCAGTCCGCCGCACACACCGAGGCGGTCGCCGCGGTGTGGAACGGCTGA
- the tuf gene encoding elongation factor Tu, with product MPKTAYVRTKPHLNIGTMGHVDHGKTTLTAAITKVLSDRGTGTFVPFDRIDRAPEEAQRGITINISHVEYETDTRHYAHVDMPGHADYIKNMVTGAAQLDGAILVVSALDGIMPQTAEHVLLARQVGVDHIVVALNKADAGDPELTDLVELEVRELLTAHGYGGDTVPVVRVSGLGALQGDPRWTAAVEGLLDAVDTYVPMPVRYTDAPFLLSVENVLTITGRGTVVTGAVERGTVRVGDRVSVLGADVETVVTGLETFGKPMESAEAGDNVALLLRGVERDRVRRGHVVAAPGSVTPSRRFTAQVYVLSAREGGRTTPVTTGYRPQFYIRTADVVGDVDLGEAAVARPGHTVTMTVELGRDVPLESGLGFAIREGGRTVGAGTVTGLL from the coding sequence ATGCCCAAGACGGCATACGTGCGCACCAAGCCGCACCTCAACATCGGCACCATGGGCCACGTCGACCACGGCAAGACCACCCTGACCGCTGCCATCACCAAGGTGCTCAGCGACCGCGGAACCGGCACCTTCGTGCCCTTCGACCGGATCGACCGGGCCCCCGAGGAGGCACAGCGCGGCATCACCATCAACATCTCGCACGTCGAGTACGAGACCGACACCCGGCACTACGCGCACGTCGACATGCCCGGACACGCCGACTACATCAAGAACATGGTCACCGGAGCCGCGCAGCTCGACGGGGCGATCCTCGTCGTGTCCGCGCTCGACGGCATCATGCCGCAGACCGCGGAGCACGTCCTGCTGGCCCGTCAGGTCGGAGTCGACCACATCGTCGTGGCCCTCAACAAGGCCGACGCGGGCGACCCCGAGCTCACCGATCTGGTCGAGCTGGAGGTCCGCGAGCTGCTCACCGCGCACGGTTACGGCGGCGACACCGTGCCCGTCGTAAGGGTGTCGGGGCTCGGGGCGCTCCAGGGCGACCCACGCTGGACCGCGGCCGTCGAGGGGCTGCTGGACGCCGTCGACACGTACGTACCGATGCCGGTGCGCTACACCGACGCGCCGTTCCTCCTGTCCGTGGAGAACGTGCTCACCATCACGGGCCGTGGCACCGTCGTCACCGGTGCCGTGGAGCGTGGCACGGTGCGCGTCGGGGACCGCGTGTCGGTGCTCGGTGCGGACGTCGAGACCGTCGTCACAGGCCTGGAGACCTTCGGGAAGCCGATGGAGTCGGCGGAGGCGGGCGACAACGTCGCGCTGCTGCTGCGCGGCGTCGAGCGCGACCGGGTCCGCCGGGGGCATGTGGTGGCGGCGCCCGGAAGTGTCACTCCGAGCAGGCGTTTCACCGCGCAGGTGTACGTCCTGTCGGCCCGGGAAGGAGGCCGGACCACACCGGTCACCACGGGATACCGGCCGCAGTTCTACATCCGTACGGCGGACGTAGTCGGGGACGTCGACCTCGGCGAGGCGGCGGTGGCCCGGCCCGGCCACACGGTCACCATGACCGTCGAGCTCGGCCGTGACGTCCCGCTGGAGTCCGGGCTCGGCTTCGCGATCCGCGAGGGCGGCCGCACGGTCGGCGCAGGCACGGTCACCGGCCTGCTCTGA
- a CDS encoding TVP38/TMEM64 family protein: MFDPVPATRPSGGLAVRCTRALLSPWSRFSLLVAVLLAAGVTMLMFEPQRLLASGWPPQLTGSAAAMLFGLAYGVCTVAFVPRPLLNLAAGALFGAQAGLAAALAGTVLGAGVSFLLGRVLGQDALRTLLRGKYLKAADGLLSRHGFRSMLALRLFPGVPFAAANYCAATSRMGYPPFLLATGLGSIPNTAAYVIAGSTASSPTSPVFLAAMGFIVLSGAGAALVAWRRRHRLGVTEGASSPDADGRA, translated from the coding sequence ATGTTCGACCCCGTCCCCGCAACACGGCCCTCCGGTGGCCTCGCAGTGCGCTGTACGAGGGCGCTGCTCTCCCCCTGGTCCCGGTTCTCCCTGCTCGTGGCGGTCCTGCTGGCCGCCGGCGTCACCATGCTGATGTTCGAACCACAGCGGCTGCTGGCCTCCGGCTGGCCACCGCAACTCACGGGTTCCGCCGCCGCGATGCTGTTCGGGCTCGCGTACGGCGTGTGCACGGTGGCCTTCGTGCCGCGCCCGCTCCTCAACCTTGCCGCCGGTGCTCTGTTCGGAGCACAGGCCGGTCTCGCGGCGGCGCTCGCGGGGACCGTTCTCGGTGCCGGTGTCTCGTTCCTGCTCGGCAGGGTGCTGGGTCAGGACGCGCTCCGGACGCTGTTGCGCGGCAAGTACCTGAAGGCGGCCGACGGGCTGCTGAGCCGTCACGGGTTCAGGTCGATGCTGGCGCTGCGGCTCTTCCCCGGTGTGCCGTTCGCCGCTGCCAACTACTGCGCGGCGACCTCCCGCATGGGCTACCCGCCGTTCCTGCTGGCCACCGGTCTCGGTTCGATCCCGAACACAGCGGCGTACGTCATCGCCGGCAGTACGGCCTCGTCGCCGACGTCGCCCGTGTTCCTCGCCGCCATGGGCTTCATCGTGCTGTCCGGCGCGGGCGCGGCGCTCGTGGCGTGGCGCAGGCGGCACAGGCTGGGCGTGACGGAGGGCGCGTCGTCACCGGACGCGGACGGCAGGGCGTAG
- a CDS encoding undecaprenyl-diphosphate phosphatase: MSWFESFVLGIVQGLTEFLPISSSAHLRLTAAFAGWQDPGAAFTAITQIGTEAAVLIYFRKDIGRILSAWFRSLTDASMRSDHDAKMGWLVIIGSLPIGVLGVAFKDQIEGPFRDLRLIATTLIGMGIVLGIADRLAARDEAGGKHRAVKERKSLKELGVKDGLIFGFCQAMALVPGVSRSGATISGGLLMGYTREAAARYSFLLAVPAVLASGLFTLKDAGEGPVSWGPTVFATIVAFVIGYAVIAWFMKFITTKSFMPFVIYRVILGIVIFVLVGAGVLSPDAGESAG; encoded by the coding sequence ATGAGCTGGTTCGAATCATTCGTCCTGGGCATCGTGCAGGGACTGACCGAGTTCCTGCCGATCTCCTCCAGCGCGCACCTGCGGCTGACCGCGGCGTTCGCGGGCTGGCAGGACCCCGGTGCGGCGTTCACCGCCATCACGCAGATCGGCACGGAGGCCGCGGTCCTCATCTACTTCCGCAAGGACATCGGCAGGATCCTCTCCGCGTGGTTCAGGTCGCTGACCGACGCCTCGATGCGCAGCGACCACGACGCCAAGATGGGCTGGCTGGTCATCATCGGCTCCCTCCCCATCGGTGTGCTCGGCGTCGCGTTCAAGGACCAGATCGAAGGCCCGTTCCGCGACCTGCGCCTGATCGCGACCACCCTGATCGGCATGGGTATCGTCCTGGGGATCGCCGACCGTCTCGCGGCCCGTGACGAGGCGGGCGGCAAGCACCGCGCCGTCAAGGAGCGCAAGTCGCTCAAGGAACTGGGCGTCAAGGACGGTCTGATCTTCGGCTTCTGCCAGGCCATGGCTCTGGTTCCGGGCGTCTCCCGCTCGGGCGCCACCATCAGCGGCGGTCTGCTCATGGGGTACACCCGCGAGGCCGCGGCCCGCTACTCCTTCCTCCTGGCGGTGCCCGCCGTCCTGGCCTCCGGCCTGTTCACGCTCAAGGACGCCGGGGAAGGCCCCGTCTCCTGGGGGCCCACCGTCTTCGCCACGATCGTCGCGTTCGTGATCGGGTACGCGGTCATCGCGTGGTTCATGAAGTTCATCACCACCAAGAGCTTCATGCCGTTCGTCATCTACCGGGTGATCCTCGGCATCGTCATCTTCGTCCTGGTCGGTGCGGGCGTGCTGAGCCCGGACGCGGGCGAGTCCGCCGGCTGA
- a CDS encoding SGNH/GDSL hydrolase family protein translates to MPLPRSAGAALLAVALASVAVPASASSTAAAAAGVHYVALGDSYASGTGAGSYSDVACTRSRNAYPALWAAANDPASFTFAACGGAKIPDVLGDQVDGLDEDTTLVSLSIGGNDSGFASTMLSCQYSTQSACERALATAGEYVVNELPDELDSLYATVRARAPHAEVVIIGYPHLYKEGGICLGGLSSAKRSAINEGSDLLNETIADRAQAAGFAFADGRPAFAGHEICTSDAWISSTNVHPTAEGHESAYLPAFSAAVPGN, encoded by the coding sequence ATGCCCCTGCCCCGTTCAGCCGGCGCCGCGCTGCTGGCCGTCGCGCTCGCCTCCGTCGCCGTCCCGGCCTCCGCCTCCTCGACGGCAGCCGCCGCGGCCGGCGTGCACTACGTCGCCCTGGGCGATTCGTACGCCTCCGGAACCGGGGCCGGGAGCTACTCCGATGTGGCGTGCACGCGGAGCCGCAACGCCTACCCCGCGCTCTGGGCCGCCGCCAACGACCCGGCCTCGTTCACCTTCGCGGCCTGCGGGGGTGCGAAGATCCCCGACGTCCTCGGTGATCAGGTGGACGGACTGGACGAGGACACGACCCTGGTCAGTCTGAGCATCGGTGGCAACGACTCCGGGTTCGCCTCGACCATGCTCAGCTGTCAGTACTCCACCCAGTCGGCCTGTGAGCGGGCCCTGGCGACGGCCGGGGAGTACGTCGTGAACGAGCTGCCGGACGAGCTGGACAGCCTCTACGCGACCGTCCGCGCCCGCGCACCGCACGCCGAGGTCGTGATCATCGGCTACCCGCACCTCTACAAGGAGGGCGGCATCTGCCTGGGCGGGCTGAGCTCTGCCAAGCGCTCGGCGATCAACGAAGGCTCGGACCTGCTCAACGAGACCATCGCGGACCGTGCCCAAGCGGCCGGTTTCGCCTTCGCGGACGGCCGGCCTGCCTTCGCCGGTCACGAGATCTGCACGAGTGACGCGTGGATCAGCAGCACCAACGTCCACCCGACGGCCGAGGGTCACGAGTCCGCATACCTCCCGGCTTTCAGCGCCGCCGTGCCGGGGAACTGA